ATTCAAATTGAAATAACTCGTCCTCTCCAAATGGTACCCAAGCCATTTATAGGGCTCCATTTGCACATAAGTTGGCAAACTTTCTAACCAAGTGCTTGTTAAGGGGAATTTGAGGAATCAATGTTGGAGAGAGTTATAAATTAAATATGTCACTCTTGTTTGCATGTTTGTATTACAAGTAGGTTTACCCACATGAAGGAAGAGTTGTAATGGAAGAATCTTGCATGTCGTAATTGTTAAATTGTTggagttttatttgatttttaaatgtCACTTTCACTAATCTCAAGAATCATGTCACTCATGACTTTAATTTTGAGTTTCAATCATAAAATATCACTTGATGGTTAGAAATCTAAAATAGACACATAACCAAGATCTTTCTATGAGAGAGATAAGTTATAAAATTGTAACGATGCAAAGCAATTATAGACCTATGATTCCAAGAGATTTCCAAATTTTAAGATAACAAGATTGTATTAGGAGCTCAAAAAGATGTGGCAAAAGAGTTACTGCATGAATTAAAGTACATGAATGCCAACCTATTGAAGAGCATCATAATATATGATACAAGCTAGGTAGTGAGTTTATATAGAACTAAGGATAGGATGGAGGTGGCAAATCCAACTAATAGGGTGTGACCGCCAAGtagtccaaaaataaataaataaataaagctcCACCTTTTAAGGAATGTTGCACACCCATTAAGGGTGGGGACACCACCATTTATGAGAAGTGACACCTTAACATCATATCCAAGTCAAACTCGTTTTATGACCTAAGTGTTGATGAAATAGTTTGCACTTCTagaccaacacaaaataaaatatattgGATATATCTTATCCTCTCCTAAATAAACAAATCTTATATGCTATTGAACTGATCAAATAAGATGACCTCAAGGTTATGAATTTCAAGTCTTGACTATACTTTGATAACTCGgtgattgatgtgatttgttggtaatcacaaagggacttacacaacTATGATTGGATCTAACCTTTTGTAGATGAGACTTTCAATGATTCCTAGATCCTAACTTCCACAAACATCTAATTTTCAATGTATTTTGCTGCTTTTGATGATCTTAAAAATAATcttaaataaatttcaaaatatCCCGGTTTATAAAGATATTctaatcctaaatgaaataatactaaaattaacagATGAAACCCTCAACCAAACTTTTATTTGTTAGCTTAACACAACTTAGACAAAAgtaggtgcaatcttcaatggaggCTGTAGATTTTCAGATCAATTTAAACATATATTAAATTCATAAGATAATGGAATTCAACACATAATCTATCAATTCAACTTAAACTCGTAAATTTGTTTGGACTAACCATGGAGATAAATTTACATCAACAAATTTCTAATGATATGAACTAGGGTTTatcaaatattaattttctttGTCAACTTAACACAACTTAGACAAAAgtaggtgcaatcttcaatggaggTTGTAGATTTTCAGATCAATAAACATATATTGAACTCATAAGATAATGCAATTCAACACATAATCTAGCAATTGAACTTAAACTCGTAAATTTGTTTGGACTAACCATGCAGATAAATTTACATCAACAAATTTCTAATGATATGAACTAGGGTTTATCAAATATTAATCTCAATAAAATCTCATGTTAAATTTATTCGAGAAAGAAATTACTATCTAGAGAAGTAAGAAACCATGGTACTTACAAAACATAACACGTAGATCAGCAAATCaatgatttttgtattttttttttcaatctctCAATAATTCCAAAAACTTCTAAAGAAATAATGAAAGAGTGAATGCCTTTTATAGTTTTTACAAtttagatcaatggccaagattaaatcatttgaagGACCAAGATTAAGCTTCTAGAAACCCTAAACAACTTTCATTTAATATTTCTCAACTATTCACACAAAAGACAAAATTGTCACGTATCCAAAAAGATGAAATAGTCTACTAGAGAAATAAGTAATTTCTTAATTCATAATATTAAATCAAATttagccaaaaaaaaaattatttctttacaATAAAATTACTTCTTTTCCAGCTAGATAATTCTTCCATTTATTCCTACCAACTACTCTGTCTGTCTTCACATATTCCGTGAATTTCAACATGACTATCTTCAATTCCTGTTCAAGTGGCATAGAGGTGTGTTCCATTGCATTCAATTTATAGTTCAAATCCCTTAGCTAGTGATTTCACTCCAATCTCTCATTCTTGTAGTTGCCCATTATTGTATCGAGGTTTATCTTTTGAAAATGGGGTGTCAATATTTGAAAAGTGTCCTCTCCAAGCAAGTTTGAAGGCGTCAAGTTTCATTTGGGTCCTCTCATTTCCTATTATAGCATCTAAAAGTGCAGAAAAACCATTGAGTATTTAAAATTATATCTCCGCATTTGTCACAGTCACTCTTGATGGTGCAGACGATTTCTATCTTGAATACATTATTTAATGATAGCCCATATGACTCTACAATTTGTTCTCCTATTGAAATTTCATCAAAGGTTTCAAGCAAAACACATAGAGAGGGAAATACTTCATTAGAAGATTCATTGAATTCTATGCAATGAGTCCTTACATTTCCGAGTTTCTGCAAAGAGGCTTTTGTTTCCTGACATTCTAATAACAACTCCTTTAGCACATGATCTCCCTTTTTAATCAAATCCTCTAACCATTCATTTGTTACTTTGGTAATAGTCCTCATCTCCAAGAACTCAGTCACTGACTATTTGGAAAGAACTACCAGAGGGACATAAGATTCCTCAGCCTACTGGAAAGTTTTTAACAAATGCCTCGTATACTTCTCCATCTCTTCAACTTTGGCTTtatacttttccttttcttctacttCCTTATGTAATCTTCTAATTATGCTTTCAGTGATGTCTCTTAATTCTTCTACTTCTTTCTCTTTGGCGGTTGGGCCCATGCTAATCGATGTCTTCTTGGGCCTTGTCCTTAGTAGGGGTTGCTAAATGCACAATTCTATTTTGATGCTCATATCTTGTTATCTTTGAGAAAGTtttggctcttttcttttcctttggtttcCCTATTTTGGTAAATAGATCATCAAGGCTAGTAGAAGTTGTCTCTTCTACTtctttcaccttcattcattcttgTAGCCAAGTAGGAACAGTAAGTTGTTCTATCCCTGTGACTTGTTCTTGTCCATGCTCTTCAAAATTTTGGAGATATTCCATAGTCACATTCTATTCATGGTCACCTACGGATGGCGGTTGATTTTCTTCTGGAACCTGATTTTTTTCTTTGATACAGCATATGTGATTTTACCTCTAGCAGCTGCTCTTCTTGATCTCCAGACTGTCCTGATATATCAATGACGACCACATTGACTACCTCCTCTTGTTGCATAGTGTCAAAAGGTGTAGGCATAATTCTTGTAAGAACCTCGGAAGTAGCATGGACTGCCTAAAATGATATTGGAACATCTGGATCTACTATAGATGGTGAaggctttgtcttctttgttctggTCTTCTTAGGACTAGGGCCATCGGCTGCTACAGTATTTCTTTTATTATGCTTATCCATGCGCTTCCTTTCCACCATTGGcttttccttcttttcttttttcaattcttagaagaaaaataaattaaaaatggttGTTACAAGAAGGTTCATCAAACTCTATGAAAATTATTTGTATATCATTATATATGATTGCACCAATGCATAAGATATCTCTTCAAATTCATATCAATGAATGCATTAGTTTTGAGATTGAAAAAAAAGAGCACAAATTTGGCTTTTTATTTTACTTGATAATAGGACaaatttattatataaaattattGACATGAATCTTTATGAGTTTTCTATTGATGGATTTGACTCATCATTAATTCAAATTGCTTCATCATTAGTTCCAATGATGGAGTGGTGCATGGTAAGGTTTATTATGGATTCCTTCAATATTGAAACTAATTCTACAATTTGGATAAGTATATTCTAAAAGCCCTAATAAATTCTCTTGGCTTTGTTTATGGTTTGACAAAAGTCTCATACAATATTCAATTGATGTGGGTTTATCTTCAAGTATTTCTTCATCTAGATTAGGTTATAAGTTGTGGTTTAGAGGATCACCTAATAAAAAATAAGAAGTGCattctaaaatattaaaattaatgaaaaattaaaaaaatataaaaatatttaccaCTTACCTTTCTTGTGATGTAGCATTGGACAAAAAATAGGACAAGGTTTGGAAATGTAATCAAATACCCAGATGTACTTATGTTTTTCTCATTTTGTTGCAAAATCACAGGTATTCTCTTTTTTGGttattttctttggtggattttttcTTTATAGGTTATATAATATGAGTATGTCATATAGCATGCATGTGTTATATAATGTGTGTGCATTATATGTAACACAATTGTATTCTCTTCAAAATAGTTGATTTGCCTTTTTTGGTCCCCCAATTTAGTACACTCACCCTTGGTAGTTGAGTAGTTGTGTAATCTACGATGTGTGAATTACTAGGGCATGAGGTATATGGATCAATATAGACTAAATGTATATATAAGGGATATTTTCTAGGTTCTATATCATTTTTCatctaaatgatccaaattgaATAAAATCAACCACATCTCAAGACATGGCTAAATTTAATAAAATGACCCAAATTAGGGAAAAGTGCAAAGTGGACAATTTTCTTCTCTCTAATAATATTGAACATTAGGTCTTTGTCTTAAATTGTAAAAATGTTTACAATATAGTCTCCTTTTTAATATATTATACACTACAGTGTGATTTGATCTAGTTTAGAATTTGTTTGTACTTCACATGTTAAAAGctagacttgatttatattgagTATTTAATTCTATTTCCTATAGTATGACCTTTACTTTGTAATGGTCACTTAACTCATAGTTTCTATTGCTTtttctttataaaatattttattaatatttaccaTGTTTAAGTGAGAATGAAGTGATAGGGAGATTGGTAAGTTGTAAACTTGGGGATAGAAGGTTGCAtgtttcatcactttccacttggACCATTTTCATGTTTGAGTTGTGACAATAATTTTCACCTATCTACTTGCACTTTTTTCGTGTTTGAGTCATGATAATAGTTTTTACACCCTTCCACTTGGACCATTTTCCATTTGgaaactcacttttcatttaaaCCATTTTAATGTTTGAGTTGTGACAAAAAAATTTACCATTTTCCACTTCGACCATTTTTATTTTTGAGTCATGATAATATTTATTATCACTTTCCACTCGAAGCATTTTCCATTTGTAAACTATGTGCCAACAATAAAACtctttccatttttaaattatgTGTCAAACTAATATAAATACCTGGCTTTTTAAGAAGAATACTAGTCATAAAGACAAAGAATGGaaaaagaccaagagtcacaaagcCAAAGAGTGGAAGACCAAGAGTCTCCACTTACAATTCCGTTTTGGATGTTCTTTAAAGATTTAGTCAAAATTAATACTAGAAGCTAAATAATGAAAGATTATGAGTCACCACTTTGATTTCCATGTTGGATTttactccaaaaattctaaaaattaataATAGAAGCCAAGAGATGAAGGGCCAAAGAGTTACCACTTTGAATTTCATTTTGAACATtactttaaaaaacaaaaatttaaatcctcacaaatgaaaaacaaaaatttaaccacatgatctcaacaccttaaatagaaataaatataacAAGAAATGGTAACTATTATATATATCCATTTCAAGTAGCACAAGGATTTTAAATTCATACACAAGTTCTCTTCTAGAAGAGAAAGTACAATAGTTTAATCGAATCTAATGAAAAAACTACATATAGAATTCATTGTTCAATGTATCGCTAATAATGAACATGTTGTGGTCAACGTTCCTGCACTTTACAACAAAGATCAGCCTCATCATAAAAAAAACATTGACGTGTTAACCACAATGTACCTCACACTTTATGATAATTACCAACGTCATTACAAAGTATTGATATGTATAAATGATAGTGACCAACCTTATTATAAAGTAAAGTATTGACACATTGACAACAAGATACCTATAACACTTTATGATAGTCACCAACCTTATTACAAAATATTTACATATTGACCACAACATACAAACAGTTTAAGCTCTTCATATTCAATGTGGCTCTCTGAAAACTTCTTGTAAAGTTTCTACTATGTCAGTAATGGCTAGGTTgcacccactcttcatttccacCTGCAATTGTACTCAAATTTCTTAATTATTCTCAACAACTGATGAAATTACAAAAACTATAAATTTGAAAGTGTAATGTAATGACCTGTCCCGTAAAAGTGAGATGAAGTGTTTCTTCTGCAAAGGAAAATATGCTGGCGTTCTCAACTGAAAGCTCAAGATTTTCCAGCTGGGTGAGACATTTTACCAGCAAACCTCTCCTCGCAGCGCAGTCTATGCCAATCAAGAATTTGTTTTGGGTAAGTTGTACTTTGATCTCTGGATCTCCTCTTTCTTGGGAGTTGGTTTGAAGTTGAAGAGGAACACCAGGCTGCCCCTGCTCAAATGCATTTATTTTCTCTTGCAGATGCTTCACGTATTTTATTGTCTCACTTAGCACACTCTCCTTGTTTAACTGCCACCAACAATTCAAATTcaacaataatataaaaaataccaaTAAGAAGTAAAGCATCCATTATCATTATATCATACTGTCCTGCCTAAACGTTCATGTATACAGTTTTCACCAGTAAATTGCAATTCATCATCCAactaaagaaaagaaataaaatggGTACGATGCTAGTCCATTACCTTCTTTATGCCAGGAACCAGAGATGACAAAGCAATCAATTTCTCGTTGAGTTTCTGACGTCGATTGCGTTCTGCCATGATGTATTTCTTGTGCCTCTTCACATTAACTACATTATCACCATCATTAGCTGCATTTGAACATTGTAACAATGCATCTGAAGCTTGAAACGATGGATATTCATTATGAGCAGAGATATTTTCTCCTCCAAAACCACGAATCTGATTCTCTGCCCGCTGATGAAGGTGTTGAGTAGTTGTTAAGCTGCCATGTCCGTGATCTTCCCTCCATTGCTGCACTTGTGGCCCAGAAAATCCATTTGAATTATACCCATCTTCTAAGAGAATGGCTGTCAGCGATTCGATTTGTGATGAGACTGTTGGAGTACTGAGAGCATTTGCTTGAATGTCCTACAAGAGAAGCCTAAAATCTTTTAGGcgttaaaataatataaaactcaATGGAACAGTTACACGCATGAAGTTTGTCTATATCAATCATTTATCGCGAGCTATGGATTTGATTGTATGGAAGTTTTTAATATGAAAGGCTTATCATCTACATTGATAATCAGAGATCATAAAGTTTGATtcagaatattaaaaaaaaatcataaaatcaaatcTAGAAATCTATGATATTGATTTAttatagatattaaaaaaaaatcataaaatcaaatcTAGAAATCTATGATACTGATTTATtatagattttgaatttgattgtatGGAAGTTTTTAAAATCAATgtttcatatcaatttcatgatATCTGAAATATTAGAGTAAATttcataatctatcatcagaatatAAGAAAGATAAtaagagatcataaaatttgatTTGAATTATTGATACTAAAACTTTCACATAATTAAGTTTAAAAATAAGATAAACCAATTTTAATCCGAAATATTGATGTTAAAAACTTTCACATAATCAAAACCGACATGGTGATATCAAGAACTTTTAAATAATCTAATCCAAAAATCTGTAAGAAACGGTATGAAACAGCTATTAACAAATCATTCCTTCCTCTTACCAGCTCTGATAGCCATGAATTCTCCATCTCCAGTTGAACTACCGAGAAAGAAAGCTAAGAATATGTTGGAAAGACGGGATGGACATTGGAGTTGTATATAGAGTTTAAATCCACAGTCAAAGACGAGTAAAGTGCGGGTCAAGTATTTCATGTGATAAATACACCTTGAAAACGTAGGGTGCGTAGGTAAAGCGTTGATGTAATGGCTTGCGTGTTCAAGGAGGAGGCAATTGAGAAACTTCTGTTCACAATATGAAAACAGTATGGTCTGTGCAGGAAACTTTATTTATATGGAGAATAAACTCTCCCGGTTGGAAGAAACGGTCAAACACCTCCAGAACTTTTCAGGGAGGCGAGCATTCTTTTAGTATGTCAACTAAACATCATTCAATTACAATTTTTTTCCGTCAATCTTCATTAATCCATATGGAATATTTCAAGaacttttcaattaattttttttcagTCCATCTTCATTAATCCATATGGAATATTTTTTTAACTTTTCAGTCACGTACATTTTTATTAGAATTCAAATATATAGATCTGATTTAATATTCATCAACTCATATATCATATGTAGTGTTTTACAAAAATTAATATGTTCTAAGTATGAATGGTCCACTTTAAAGTGATTCCATCTAGGTGATGCGAGTCATTGAAACTTCTTGAAAGGTCACTCATCCTGATATTACTAAGTCTCAAGTACGGTTAAACTTAGAATTTCTCATAAGATCAAGCTCATTTATCTTACTACCCTATTTGAAAAAGTTTCATCAAATGTTGTGCTTTATGAACCGTTAATTACAGAGCTCCTAAGATCATTTATTTCCATGTACTTGATGTTTAAAAAGCCTATCAAATTATGCGATGTTTTTATCAAGATTCGACTATAGagttttgaaataattttcattgacCATATTTGGTGCAGTcgtggttaggagggacctcaatgagatctatctggaccgtgcaacaagagtaaacacaacgaaagcaagacaagatgatggaggtaatgcagaacTGAATGGATTAGATCATGTAAACTGATTACAAATGCTCGGCAACATCTGGGCTACAAGAtgcggctcactggcctgctacatacttgctcaattacaaaatcggtccactctggacctctaaatcttaagatatagcTGAGCCTATATTCTCTGTCataaattatgatgcttaattacattgacttatatgctcaagagagatcCACGTTGGCCCGAgagggatcaaatgctgaagaaaaagatcaaacatgtaaaatcaCCAGGTTGGCCTCCGCTAATGAAAATCCtacgaaaaatccaaaggaagaagtgtggatcagagggaaggtcgaccacataccaaggaacattggaaacaacgAACTGAAGCTCCACAAGATTccccaatagcaaataggtccaagtggttccggtgttctaagccagaaaactgtctcggaatccagaagcgataacttgccggaaaaagatccaaacattctGCAGTTCACGATTAAGGAAGCTAACCATGATTACAAGAAAAATCTAGCTCTGCAAGATctagtgagaaaatgcaagaaagtacaaaaagaaaatgttgaaactgcaaaaagaaaacaaactgaaaagaaatattttgggttgattcaagattgccaagaactagggatgcttctGTATCAGACAttcagggttgttgaaaaagtgagtccctcactttactagggtcaaaggaaaaccaaggcagtccacctctgcctgagaaatccaagatgaatcttcaaatggtttgtccttccatttcacaagatactcgttgtactgactgctctgggtgctacgcccaatcctactgtccaaaatgtcttcaatctaatccaGTTCCTTCTAAGGCAATTGCTTCTCCAAGTCTATAATATTGCCTTCactgaattttgattcatgatactaGTGTAGGTCTGCaacattgaatataggtgaaatactcaaactatccagtagctctacttcatatgcatttcgaaactaaatttcctcaagatcttgcaaggtccaaacttgcTCCTCTGCAACTTGTTAcgggttccaactggaaatctttcttttctcaaatacaccatcacttcatcgccaactttaaattccttatgtcttctcttctcatttgctttctcctTGTATTTGTTGCTCatttcctccaaatgttgcttaacctataCATGTAAGGCTTTCATATGATTCGCAAATTCTTCTACCTctgcactcctcttgtcttcattacaGATATCTCTCAATTCCAATATACccctagggtgtgctctggtaacaatcacAAAAGGTGCTCTTACGGTACTCATGTTCATTGCATTGTTGTAGGAaaattttgcttgtgcaagaatcaaatcccaactttcggtctTTTCTCcgactaagcatctcaacaaattttccaaacTCTGGTTTACTACCTCTGTTTGTCCattagtttgtgggtgaaaagtagaaccgaacttcaaatttgtcttcattttcttccaaagtgttctcaaaaaataaccaataaacttagtgtctctgtctgaaactatgctcttaggtaatccatgtaatctcactacctccttgaaaaataagttagcTATATGCATTGCATCTAATGTCTTCTCACAAGGTacgaaatgagccatctttgagaatctatccaccaccataaatatagaatcatttcctctttgtgtcttaggtaatccaagtatgaaatccattattatgtcctcccaaggtctctctgaaactgtcaaaggtttatgcaatcccacattctgactactaccttttgcaacctgacaaattctacaactctgcacaaatttcctaacatccttatgaatctaaggccaaaagtaatgttcactcaccaatgctattgttttgtcaacaccaaagtgtgtGGCTAATCcttcactatgcttctcctttatcaaattctccctcataaaactcttaggtatacacaactgaactcctctaaataacatcccattctgaatgaaataatccaaccacttacttctatctaccataatcagTGCCCTACAttatttccaaggttctgcaaaatccgggtcatcatcatacaaggtcttcaactcctcaaatcctaatactgtcactctcatctttgttagcaaattcctccttctactcaatgtatCAGCAACTTTGTTTGACATCCCACTCCTgtgcttcaacataaaggtgtgACTCTgtaaaaactctacccatctcatatgtctctgattcaacttactctgactgttcaagtactgcaaggcttgatgatcagtatacaacacaaactccttaggcaacaggtagtgtctccacttcttcaaggcttgaattatggcataaaattcctgatcatacactgaatatctccttcttgTATCATTCAACTTTTTATTGAAATAATCTACTACTCTTCCTTCCTAACTTAACAcgactccaattgcattcccactcaCATCACAGTCTACttaaaatactttgttgaaatttggTAAAGATAACATAGGTTTCTTGGTCACCttctgcttcaataattcaaaactcttatttgctctAGTTGTCCATTAGATTTTCTTCCTATCTCCTCttattgtctcagtcatagggctacaaacttaactaaattttctaataaacttccggtagaaactagccaatccatgaaataatcttacTTCTCCAatactttctggtgtaggccattcaacaattgattttaccttctcaggatccatcttcaacccatccatagatatcacaaatcccaattagactaactcttccttcaggAAACTACATTTCTTTAGATTTATCagtaacttctcttctctcaacctctgcaaaacttgtcttaaatgcaacaatgCTCCTTGTttatcttactaaaaatcagaatgtcatccaaatatacaataacaaacttacccaagaatttcttcaatgcctcgtccatcaacctcatgaaagtacttggtgcattagtcaacccaaaaggcatcaccaactattcatacaatccttcatttgttttgaatgttgtcttccactcatctccttctctgattctaatctgatgatatccactcttcaaatctatatttgtgtaatatttggctccactcaaacaatccattatgttatccatcctaggcaaaggaaactgatacttcactgtgatcttgtttattgctctggggttggtacacatcctccattctccattcttcttaggtgctaacactattggtactgcacaaggactcaaactttctttgatcaaacctttcttcaataattcctgcacttgtgtctattcaactcttcattctttcacggtgtcatccgatgtgcaactttgttacgcaaactagctccgagaatcaaatccatgcaatgactgatactcctcataggtggtaatccatcaagtacattatctgaaattatgtcttcatactctgtcagcaactcatttatctcctctagttgttcttcatgctccgagttctcggtcttcttaggaactaaggcaaaacacacgttctcatgtctcattccatccaccaaacaagtTCTagaatttgtacagacttcactcttcaagggttcctccaagggtaacaaggtttgcttcatcccatttgctacaatagtgtagaTATTCTTTCTTCCATCATATATTGCTTATCATTCAAACTGCCAAGATCTTCCTAACAagatgtgacaaatatccataggcataatatcacacaaaacttcatcatgataatttccaattttcaatttcaccaagcattgctcactcactaataacttatgatcatcctgaatccatgctatttgataaggcttagggtgtctcaatctttccaacttcaatttattcaccatctcttctgaaacaagattatccaaactaacactatcaataactactttacaacactt
The nucleotide sequence above comes from Cryptomeria japonica chromosome 11, Sugi_1.0, whole genome shotgun sequence. Encoded proteins:
- the LOC131063041 gene encoding transcription factor bHLH25-like; this encodes MENSWLSELDIQANALSTPTVSSQIESLTAILLEDGYNSNGFSGPQVQQWREDHGHGSLTTTQHLHQRAENQIRGFGGENISAHNEYPSFQASDALLQCSNAANDGDNVVNVKRHKKYIMAERNRRQKLNEKLIALSSLVPGIKKLNKESVLSETIKYVKHLQEKINAFEQGQPGVPLQLQTNSQERGDPEIKVQLTQNKFLIGIDCAARRGLLVKCLTQLENLELSVENASIFSFAEETLHLTFTGQVEMKSGCNLAITDIVETLQEVFREPH